The Immundisolibacter cernigliae genome has a window encoding:
- the bioF gene encoding 8-amino-7-oxononanoate synthase: MSFDLEAGLAARRAAGLYRERRIAQSPQSPLRKFPGGELLTFCSNDYLGLANHPAVGAALVRGAQQWGVGAGASHLLAGHTAAHHALEEELADAVGRPRALLFSTGYMANQGVLGALLDRRSAVYSDQLNHASLIDAARLCQARVSVYRHGDARHLAEQLAADGAPRRLVITDGVFSMDGDLAPLVELATLARQSKAWLMVDDAHGFGVLGPGGAGSVAQAGLDGDAVPVLMGTLGKALGCFGAFVAGSEALIETLIQHARSYIYTTALPPALAEATRAALRLARAESWRREKVQALVARFRAGAGQLGLPLLESTTPIQPLIAGSAQRALAWSAHLERRGLLVPAVRPPTVPEGTARLRIVLTAAHEEAQVDRLLDALAGLPDWA; the protein is encoded by the coding sequence GTGAGTTTCGATCTGGAAGCCGGCCTGGCGGCCCGCCGCGCCGCGGGTCTGTACCGCGAACGGCGGATTGCGCAGTCGCCGCAGTCGCCGCTTCGTAAATTTCCCGGCGGCGAACTGCTGACCTTCTGCAGCAACGATTACCTGGGGCTTGCCAATCACCCGGCCGTCGGCGCGGCGCTGGTCCGTGGCGCGCAGCAGTGGGGTGTCGGCGCCGGCGCCTCGCACCTGCTGGCCGGCCATACCGCCGCGCATCACGCACTCGAAGAGGAATTGGCCGATGCCGTCGGCCGGCCGCGAGCCTTGCTGTTCTCGACCGGCTACATGGCCAATCAGGGCGTGCTGGGCGCGCTGCTCGACCGCCGCTCGGCGGTGTACTCGGATCAGCTCAATCACGCCTCGCTGATCGATGCCGCGCGCCTGTGTCAGGCGCGGGTGAGCGTTTATCGGCACGGCGACGCGCGGCATCTGGCCGAGCAGCTGGCGGCCGATGGCGCGCCGCGCCGGCTGGTCATCACCGACGGCGTGTTCAGCATGGACGGCGATCTGGCGCCGCTGGTCGAACTGGCGACCCTGGCGCGGCAGAGCAAGGCCTGGCTGATGGTCGACGATGCGCACGGCTTTGGCGTGCTGGGTCCGGGCGGCGCCGGCAGCGTGGCGCAGGCGGGCCTGGACGGCGACGCGGTGCCGGTGCTGATGGGCACGCTGGGCAAGGCGCTGGGCTGCTTCGGCGCCTTTGTGGCCGGCAGTGAGGCGTTGATCGAGACGCTGATCCAGCACGCGCGCAGCTACATCTACACCACCGCCCTGCCGCCGGCGCTTGCCGAAGCCACGCGCGCCGCCCTGCGCCTGGCGCGGGCCGAATCCTGGCGGCGCGAGAAGGTGCAGGCGCTGGTGGCGCGGTTTCGGGCCGGTGCCGGCCAGCTCGGCCTGCCACTGCTCGAATCGACCACGCCCATCCAGCCGCTGATCGCCGGCAGTGCGCAGCGGGCGCTCGCCTGGAGCGCGCACCTGGAGCGGCGCGGCCTGCTGGTGCCGGCGGTGCGCCCGCCGACGGTGCCTGAGGGCACGGCGCGCTTGCGCATCGTGCTGACTGCCGCCCACGAGGAGGCGCAGGTGGATCGCCTGCTGGACGCGCTGGCTGGCTTGCCGGACTGGGCATGA
- the bioC gene encoding malonyl-ACP O-methyltransferase BioC: MSSDAEAEFRLDTRRVRRAFDRVAAGYETRAVLQRTVEAHCLARLDLVRLAPQSILDLGCGPGVAGRALLKRYRGAQVTGIDFAPAMLRVARQRRRWFSAQRFVCADAQALPLAADSVDLVFSNLTVQWCNDPAAVLAEAWRVLRPGGLFMFTSLGPDTLKELRNAWRAADGATHVSAFIDMHDLGDALGRAGFEQPVLDVERFCLTYPDVHALAADLKAIGAGNVTAGRRRQLTGRAAWSAMEAAYEPFRSDGRLPATYEVIYAHAWKPLVPRRHDPAAAQPVTFHPARRRRP; this comes from the coding sequence ATGAGTAGCGACGCTGAGGCCGAGTTTCGCCTCGACACGCGCCGGGTGCGACGGGCCTTCGATCGGGTCGCGGCCGGCTACGAGACCCGCGCCGTCCTGCAACGCACGGTCGAGGCGCATTGCCTGGCGCGGCTGGACCTGGTGCGCCTGGCGCCGCAGTCGATTCTCGATCTGGGCTGCGGGCCGGGGGTCGCCGGACGGGCGCTCCTGAAACGCTACCGGGGCGCGCAGGTCACGGGCATCGATTTCGCCCCGGCGATGCTGCGCGTGGCGCGCCAGCGGCGGCGCTGGTTTTCGGCGCAGCGCTTCGTGTGCGCCGATGCGCAGGCGCTGCCGCTGGCGGCCGACAGCGTGGACCTGGTGTTCAGCAACCTGACCGTGCAGTGGTGCAACGATCCGGCCGCCGTGCTGGCCGAGGCGTGGCGCGTGCTGCGGCCCGGCGGGCTGTTCATGTTCACCAGCCTGGGACCGGACACGCTCAAGGAGTTGCGCAATGCCTGGCGGGCAGCGGACGGCGCCACGCACGTGAGTGCCTTCATCGATATGCACGATCTGGGCGACGCGCTCGGCCGCGCCGGTTTTGAACAGCCGGTGCTGGACGTCGAGCGCTTCTGCCTGACCTATCCGGACGTGCACGCCCTGGCCGCGGACCTGAAAGCCATCGGTGCCGGCAACGTCACAGCCGGCCGGCGCCGGCAGCTCACCGGCCGGGCGGCCTGGTCGGCGATGGAAGCGGCTTACGAACCGTTTCGCAGCGACGGTCGCCTGCCGGCCACCTATGAGGTGATCTACGCGCACGCCTGGAAGCCGCTCGTGCCGCGCCGACATGATCCCGCTGCGGCGCAGCCGGTGACGTTTCATCCTGCGCGACGTCGGCGCCCATGA
- the bioB gene encoding biotin synthase BioB — translation MHRFRSPPLTAIRHDWTRAQIRALFELPFSDLLHRAQTTHRAHFDPNAVQVSTLLSIKTGACPEDCGYCPQSAHHEADLQREALLDVDAVVAAARAAREAGASRFCMGAAWRSPREKDFVRVLDMVREVKALGLETCVTLGMLGGDQAPRLKAAGLDYYNHNLDTSPEFYGQVITTRSFQDRLDTLQQVRDAGVNVCCGGIVGMGEGREDRVGLLESLATLPEHPQSVPINYLVQVAGTPLAGTPALEPLEFVRTIAVARILMPASVVRLSAGRESMDDALQALCFLAGANSIFYGDKLLTTGNPAAERDRALFAKLGISAAEPAVRCAAPGEPASGLTDVAVAAGG, via the coding sequence CTGCACCGTTTCCGGAGTCCGCCCTTGACCGCCATTCGTCACGACTGGACGCGCGCCCAGATTCGCGCCCTGTTCGAGCTGCCGTTCAGCGACCTGCTGCACCGCGCGCAGACCACGCACCGCGCCCATTTCGACCCCAACGCCGTGCAGGTCAGCACGCTGCTGAGCATCAAGACCGGCGCCTGTCCGGAGGACTGCGGCTACTGCCCGCAAAGCGCGCACCACGAGGCCGACCTGCAGCGCGAGGCCCTGCTGGACGTGGATGCCGTGGTCGCCGCCGCGCGAGCCGCGCGTGAAGCGGGGGCCAGCCGCTTCTGCATGGGCGCCGCCTGGCGCAGCCCGCGGGAGAAAGACTTCGTGCGCGTGCTGGACATGGTGCGCGAGGTCAAGGCGCTGGGCCTTGAAACCTGCGTCACGCTGGGCATGCTGGGTGGCGACCAGGCGCCGCGCCTGAAGGCCGCCGGCCTGGACTACTACAACCACAACCTGGACACCTCGCCCGAGTTCTACGGCCAGGTCATCACCACCCGCAGCTTCCAGGACCGCCTGGACACCCTGCAGCAGGTGCGCGATGCCGGCGTGAACGTTTGCTGTGGCGGCATCGTCGGCATGGGCGAGGGGCGTGAAGACCGGGTCGGCCTGCTCGAGTCCCTGGCCACCCTGCCCGAGCACCCGCAAAGCGTGCCGATCAACTATCTGGTACAGGTGGCCGGCACGCCGCTGGCCGGCACGCCGGCGCTCGAGCCGCTGGAGTTCGTGCGCACCATCGCCGTGGCGCGCATCCTGATGCCGGCCTCGGTGGTGCGCCTGTCGGCCGGCCGCGAGAGCATGGACGACGCCTTGCAGGCGCTATGTTTCCTGGCCGGTGCCAACTCGATCTTCTATGGCGACAAGCTGCTGACCACCGGCAATCCGGCGGCCGAGCGCGACCGCGCGCTGTTCGCGAAACTGGGCATCAGTGCCGCGGAACCGGCCGTGCGCTGTGCTGCGCCGGGCGAGCCGGCTTCGGGTTTGACGGACGTCGCGGTCGCTGCCGGCGGGTGA